AAGTGAAAGAAAATCGGCGCAGTACCAATGCGGTGTTCATTGAGGGTATACCCGATTTCAGGCAGACGCTGTAGTGTTGTGCTGTTGGTGGTCGTTGTAAGGTTTTGTGTGTAGCGACCCAGAAGGTAGGCGTAGGATTCGTCTCCTTGATACGCCAGAATAAAGTTTGATTCGACTTCTTGAAGGGCACGTTCAAAGGTTTGGTCGGAGAGATCCTGGAAGTGGGTGACCTTATTGATATGCCGTGCATCGAGCCTTGCTTCGATTCTGTTTGTGAACCGGTGCTGAAGGGCATATCGTACCTCCCAGCGCGCGATGTTGTTCTCCCGATCCAGAAAATAGTCCCCATAGAGTGTCCCTCTTGATTCGCTTGAGAGAAGATAGCGATACTCGATTGCCAACCCGTCTCCCTTGCTTCCTCGGTGCTCAAGCGAAAAGGTTGCGTCCTTGCTCTTGGAGATGGCCCAGAACAAATTCTGCTGATAACGAAAGCCATAGCGCGAACTATAGCCCGCGCGAGGGACGAGGAGCCCGGTCTGCCGTGTTGTCTTTACAGGATAAATTAGGTAAGGAAGGTAGAAAATCGGGACATTTCTCGCATAGAATACAACATTTTTTGCAACAACATACTTATCAAGAGTGATTCGAAGGTGTTGTGTGCGGATAATCCAGGCAGGATCATCCTCGCATTTACATGCGGTAAATGAACCGTCGTGCAGTTCGTAACGGTCAAGCGCGCTTCGTTCAATCCGCTTTCCCCGCAAATAATAGTTGTCACTTTTGATGAAGAGACGCCCTTTGTTCAAGACACCCAGCTTCGTGTTGATATCAAATTTGGCCTCAACGGATTCGGCGAGGTTTTCACCGTCAGTGAAATAGACATTTCCGGCGGCACGTAATTTCCCAAGAGTATGATCAAGGCGAATCGAATCGGCCTTTATCTCTGTGGTGTCCTGTTGAATGACGACAGAACCTTCCGCAAGAAAAAGGTCTTTCTCTTTCAGATATTCGAGCCGGTCCGCTGTAAGGCGGATCTCTTCACGCGGGGCCGCAAGGATGGGGCGAGCGGGGATCATGAGGAAGAGTGACAATGCCAGAAGAAGGAACGGCATCCTCGAAAGCATTGTAAAGCGTTGATGTCGGCGGCTTGATTTTTCAGTGTGTGTGAGGAGAATGTGGGTTTTCCTTCTTGCTGAAGAGTTGCCTTGGATAGAGGCGTGGTCTCATCTACCCGCGAATCAGAGAGGGGCTTGTTCCTGTTAGGAGGGCCTTGGCCTCTCCCACGGTGTAGAACGATCCGGTAATCACCAGCGTATCTTCGGGCCGAATGAAGGCCTTGATATAAGTCAGGGCGTCGAAAACCTTTTCTCGTACTGTGCAGGAAGGAAAACCCTCTCTTGAGGAGGTCTCTTTTGAGACGCAGAGAACAGAGTCCATGATTTCATTCGGATCAGCGGCCCGCTTAATTTCGGGACGGGAAAAGATAAAAGCATCTGTCCAGCCGATCAGGGGAGAGAGAACCTCCGGGATGTTTTTGTCAGACATCATCCCGATCAACATCCAGTGTTTTCCGCTTCGGTCTGGATCAACACGCGAGAGGAATTCTCCCAGTCTCTTCGCGCTGGATGGGTTGTGCGCGCCGTCGAGCAGGAACAGGGGCTGTTCCTGGAGGATTTCCAGTCGGCCCTTCCAGGAAACCTGTCGAATCCCCTCAAGGAGATCCTGTTCCGAAAGAGGAACGCCGCGCAAACCGAGCTGTTCCAGGAGGCCGATCGCCACGGCGGCATTGTCGATTTGGTGTCGGCCCAGGAGGCCGCATTCAACGCGCCGTTCTTTGAGTCCATCATAGTCAAAGCGCGAGGGTGCGTTAAACCGGATCGGCTGTGCCGGATCTGTTATGGAGAGTGTGATTTCATGCCCGAGGCGGATCAGGGGCGCGTTCCTCTCGCGGGCCTTCTTTTCCAAAACAGTGAGAAGTTCGGGTTGTGATACCGAGGTGACGATAGGGGTACTTTCTTTAATGATTCCAGCTTTCTCGGCTATGATTTCCTCGAGTGTCGTTCCGAGGTACTGCTGATGGTCCAGGCCGATGTGGGTGATTCCGGTGACGAGCGGGGACAGAAGATTGGTGGCATCGAAGCGCCCGCCCATGCCAACCTCCACCACGGCTAGATCGACTTTCTTCTCGAAAAAAAAGAGAAAGGCCATCGCGGTCGTGAACTCAAAAAATGAGATCTCCTCCAGAAGGCGAGGCACACGGAATTTTATCTTTTCACGGATATGCTCTGTGAGTTGGACGATCTCTTCATGGGAAATTGGAACCCCCGATACAACGATCCGTTCCGAGAAGTCAATGAGGTGAGGCGAGGTATACAGTCCGACCGTAGACCTGCCCTGGATGAGTGCGGATGCGACCATCGCGGCAGTCGACCCTTTGCCGTTCGTCCCTGCAATATGAACAGACTGAAATTGATGTTCCGGATGCTCAAGGAGGGTGAGGAGGGCATCCATCCGCTCAAGGCCGGGTCGAACCCCATGACGCTGTAATTGATAAAGGTATTCCAAGGCTTCTGTATGAACCATCAAGGCTTCCCTGAAATCAAAATAACTACCACAATCTGGAAAGGGATTGCAAATACGGGGTGGATCATGGCTCTTTTCGTACAAAAGTCCGGTTTGTTTTTCTAGTGAACTTGAAATTCGTTGATATTTTCCACAGAAGTGAGGTAGAATACTACAAATTTTTTGATATGGAGGAACGGCATGGTTTTAAGGAAGATTCTGGTTGCAGTATCGATGGTTTTTATTGCTTTTTCACCCTGGACGGTTTCGGGGCTTCTCGCGGATGCGGGAGATGAGGTTGCGAATGTGAATGGCATCTCTATTACGACGGAGTTGTTCGAAAAGAGAATGGGCCGCTTGACCGGTGAGGGACAGGGAAATTTTAATACTTTTGGGGGCAAAAAGGAGTTATTAGATATTATGATCGCCCGGGAGGTCTTGAGTCAGGAAGGGAAACGGCTGGGTCTGGATAAATTAAA
This region of Candidatus Manganitrophaceae bacterium genomic DNA includes:
- a CDS encoding LPS-assembly protein LptD codes for the protein MLSRMPFLLLALSLFLMIPARPILAAPREEIRLTADRLEYLKEKDLFLAEGSVVIQQDTTEIKADSIRLDHTLGKLRAAGNVYFTDGENLAESVEAKFDINTKLGVLNKGRLFIKSDNYYLRGKRIERSALDRYELHDGSFTACKCEDDPAWIIRTQHLRITLDKYVVAKNVVFYARNVPIFYLPYLIYPVKTTRQTGLLVPRAGYSSRYGFRYQQNLFWAISKSKDATFSLEHRGSKGDGLAIEYRYLLSSESRGTLYGDYFLDRENNIARWEVRYALQHRFTNRIEARLDARHINKVTHFQDLSDQTFERALQEVESNFILAYQGDESYAYLLGRYTQNLTTTTNSTTLQRLPEIGYTLNEHRIGTAPIFFHFESTAVNFWRQTGLSAKRVDVYPKISLPVSIPYLGILTPWAGFRETWYSRGILKDHSISHEIIPSGIKLENLFSRHGETFTHMISPTIFYEYIEVEDKGDIPQFDEVDRIANRNAITVSISQRFLTTSRGGRLEEIGSLRLTETYRIDTARSDFPDSRPYSDLHGELTLNPFPSVSLSFDSFYNLHDSHLSSFNSDLQFKLKPYVNLALGQRSTRAGSIPKKGDLFNPLYLRNTEDVPSDISFWTGSVLVRSPWGFGAGNRTYFDADAKELVEIDYEIFYEAECWGIVLTYLDFKDRDEFTFSITLKGLGKMKSRLFNNLFTSNMGN
- a CDS encoding bifunctional folylpolyglutamate synthase/dihydrofolate synthase, producing the protein MVHTEALEYLYQLQRHGVRPGLERMDALLTLLEHPEHQFQSVHIAGTNGKGSTAAMVASALIQGRSTVGLYTSPHLIDFSERIVVSGVPISHEEIVQLTEHIREKIKFRVPRLLEEISFFEFTTAMAFLFFFEKKVDLAVVEVGMGGRFDATNLLSPLVTGITHIGLDHQQYLGTTLEEIIAEKAGIIKESTPIVTSVSQPELLTVLEKKARERNAPLIRLGHEITLSITDPAQPIRFNAPSRFDYDGLKERRVECGLLGRHQIDNAAVAIGLLEQLGLRGVPLSEQDLLEGIRQVSWKGRLEILQEQPLFLLDGAHNPSSAKRLGEFLSRVDPDRSGKHWMLIGMMSDKNIPEVLSPLIGWTDAFIFSRPEIKRAADPNEIMDSVLCVSKETSSREGFPSCTVREKVFDALTYIKAFIRPEDTLVITGSFYTVGEAKALLTGTSPSLIRG